GGATACGGCTTGCCCGCCCAGATGATCTGCACCGGGCGGTCGATGTTGTTCACCAGCGAGCGGAAGAGGCGGATGTCGCGCGTGATCAGGTCCGGGCGCTTGTAGCCGGCGAAGCGTCGTGCCCAGACCACGGTCAGCGCGTCGGGGTTGAAGAGCTTGCCGGTCTGGTTTGCCACGGTCTGGAAGAGCTGGGACTTCAGCTCGCGCTTGCGGGCCTTCAGCGTCTCGATGTCTCCTTCCGCGCGTGAGCCCTCGAGGCCCTTGTCCTTCCAGAAGCGACCATTCTGCGCATTCGTCACGTGGGTGATCGGGCAGATGTTCGGATAGTGTTCCCACATCTTGCGGGAGACGTCGCCGTGCAGCTTCGACACCGCATTCGAGAGATGGCTCAGGCGCAGCGCCGCGAGTGAGTGGTTGAAGACATCGCCCTCGATGCCGGTGATGCCGCGGATGTCATCCATCGGCACGGAGCCGAAGAAGGAGAAGTCGTGCAGGAGCTGGAAGTCGTGCTTCTCATTGCCCGCCTCCTCCGGCGTGTGGGTGGTGAAAACGAAGCGCTTCTTCACCTCGTCCACGTTGCGGTATTTCTCATACACGCGGAAGGCCGCGGAGAGACCGTGCGCTTCATTCAGGTGCCAAACCTCCGGGTCCACGCCCAGCTCCTCCAGCAGGCGGGCACCGCCGGCGCCGAGCACGATGTACTGGGCGATGCGGCGCAGCGGGTCATTGTCATAGAGACGGTGCGTGATCGCGCGGGAGAGGTGGTCATTCTCATCCAGATCCGTCGTGAGGAAGAACATCGGCACCGTGCCGAAGATATCTCCCGGCAGGAACATCGCCTTCACCCACACCGGGTGCCCGTGGACAGGCACCTGGAACTTGATGCCGGTGTCCTGCAGGAAGGCGTACTGCTTCTTGCGGAACTGCACCGCCATCTCGCGCTCCTCGCCGCGGGCCTGGTCATAGTAGCCGTAGGTCCACAGCATGCCGATGCCGCAGAGATTCTGCTTCAGGGCGGCGGCGGAGCGCATGTGCGAGCCGGCGAGGAAGCCGAGGCCGCCGGAGTAGATCTTGAAGATCTGGTCGATGGCGAATTCGCACGAGAAATAGACGGCGCTCTTCGAGAACTTCGGGTCGATCTCGTAGGTATGCGAGAATGGCTTCGGAAGAAAGGATCCGGACATGGGTGCGGCAGGCTGAGAAGGAAATGTCGCTGTGGACGTGGCGTTCGGGGGACTGGACGGTTGCCGTTAGGCTTGCGCCAGCAAGGCGGATTTGTCGAGCCCGGGAAGGAGGATGCGGATTCCGTACCAGCTTGTCCGATTTCCGGAAGGGCCGGTTGTGGCCAGGGTGACAGAGTGAATGAGGGAGGGTGGCACGGCGGGTGCTCTTGCGTAGATTCACCATGTCACTCGCGTCGTCAGGGAGTATGGGAATCGTCGGCCACCGGCTACGACTATGGCTTATCTGCATGGCAGGGCTTTTCGTCCCGCTATCCCTCGCGGCGCAGGAGCCACCCGCGAAATCACCGCGTGAGATCGTGGCGGAGGCTGCCGTGCTCATGGACGCGGACGAGCAGCGCGTGCTGGTCGAGTCGCTGGCCACCGCGAATGCCGACGAGGTGGTATCGCTGCTGGCGAAGTGGCGGGAAGGCGAGATCTACCAATGGCAGGACGACGAGGGAAACAGCGTGGCCGTGCTGCTCGATGGCGAGCCGGACGGTGACGAAAAATTCGCGCTCGTGACTCTCGCCGCCGGCAAGCCGGTCCTCGCCGCCGATGGCACCGCGGTCCGCATGACCAAGGACGAACTCTACATGGCGGACACCGACTCGAAGCTCCGCCGCGTGATGAAGGGCGTGACCGACCGGCTCGCCCTGTCTTCCCCCGACGTCCCGAAGCGCCTGCGCGCCGTGCAGGACACCGGCCTGGAGCAGGACCTCGCGAAACTGCCGCTGCTGGAGCAGCTCACGGTGGTCGAAAAGAACGGCAAGGTGAAGCAGGCACTCGCCGAGGCGACGGCCATGCTGAAGCTGCGTTCCGAGGACATGGCCGTCCGGGAGACCGCCGTGAAGGAACTCGGTGCGATGGGCTCCATCGCCTCGCAGGGTGCAATCAAAACGGTGCGCGATGAAGCGGACCAGGGCGGCCTCGTCAGCCTCGTGGCCGCATGTGACCAGGCGCAGAAGGAGATCGACTCGCACATTTCATTCGTGAACTCCGCGGGCACCGTCTTCCGCGGTATCTCGAAGGGCAGCATCCTGCTCATCGCGGCCATCGGCCTCGCGATTACCTTTGGCCTGATGGGCGTGATCAACATGGCCCACGGCGAACTCATCGTGGTGGGTGCCTATACCACCTACATGGTGCAGAATCTCTTCGCGAAGTGGAACCTCAACGGGATGGCGTGGGACATGTACTTCCTCGTCGCGATCCCCGCGAGCTTCCTCACCGCCGCGCTCGTCGGGCTCATCCTGGAGCGCGGCATCATCCGCTTCCTCTACAAGCGTCCGCTGGAGTCGCTGCTGGCCACCTGGGGTGTCTCGATGGTAATGCAGCAGCTCTTCCGCCTCACCTTTGGCGCGAACAACGTGCAGGTGGAAAGCCCCGCCTTCCTCTCCGGGAACTGGACGGTGAATGACATCGTCTTCGGCTGGAACCGCGTCTTCGTCATCGGCTTCGCGGTGCTGATCATCTTCCTCACGTGGGCCACGCTGAACAAGACCTCGCTCGGCCTGCTGATCCGCGCGGTGATGCAAAACCGCAGCATGGCCGCCTGCATGGGCATCCGCACGGAGCGGGTGAACATGATGACCTTCGCCTTTGGCAGCGGCCTCGCGGGTCTCGCGGGTGCCTTCCTTTCGCAGATCGGGAATGTCGGGCCGAATCTCGGGCAGGACTACATCGTGGACTCCTTCATGACCGTCGTCGTGGGCGGCGTGGGGAATATCTTCGGCACGGTGATCAGCGCGCTCGGCATCGGCATGGCGGACCAGTCGCTCCAACAGATCCTCGGTGATCCGGTCACGGGCAAGATCCTCGTGCTCGGTGCCATCATCCTCTTCCTCCAGTGGAAGCCCTCGGGCCTCTTCGCCACCCGCTCCCGCAGCCTCGACTGATGAATACTTCGCCCAATGCCATGGCAAAGGCCCCCACCATCGGCCTCGCGGTGATCGCGCTTTTCCTCGTCGTGGGGATGCCGTCGCTGAATGCCGCGGGGGTGGTCTCCGACTTCCATCTCAATACGTGGGGGAAATACCTCTGCTACGCGATCCTCGCGATCTCGGTGGATCTCCTCTGGGGCTACACCGGCCTGCTTTGCCTCGGGCAGTCGCTCTTCTTCGCGCTCGGCGGCTACATGTTCGGCATGCATCTCATGCTGATGATCGGGAAAATGGGCGCGTACAAGAGCGACCTGCCGGACTTCATGGTCTTCCTCGGCCGGAAGGAACTGCCCGGATTCTGGGAGCCCTTCTATTCCTTTCCCTTTGCCGCACTGATGGTCTTCCTCCTGCCGGGCGTGCTCGCCGGCATCTTCGGCTACCTCGCCTTCCGCTCGCGCATCAAGGGCGTGTACTTTTCCATCCTCACGCAGGCGCTCACGTACGGTGCCGCGCTGATGTTCTTCCGCAATGAACTCTACATGGGCGGGAACAACGGCTTCACCGACTTCCGCAGCATCCTCGGCGCGGACATCCGCAGCCCGGAAACGAAGCGCATGCTCTACATCGCCTCCGCGATCACGCTGGTGCTGGTCTTCCTCTTCTGCAAATGGCTCACCACCTCGCGCTACGGGCTCATCCAGCGGGCGATCCGAGACAGTGAGAACCGCGTGCTTTTCTCCGGCTACTCGGCGGCGAATTTCAAGCTCTTCGTCTTCGTCATCAGCGCGATGATCGCGGGTGTGGGCGGCGCGCTCTATGTGCCGCAGGTCGGCATCATCAATCCGAGCGAGATGATGACCGAGAAGTCGCTGGAGGCCGTCGTGTGGGTCGCGGTCGGTGGGCGCGGGACGCTCTTCGGCCCCATCGTGGGTGCGATCCTGGTGAACTATCTGAAGAGCTGGGCCACCACGGAATTTCCCGATTACTGGCTCATCATCATGGGCGGCAGCTTCGTGCTGGTGGTGCTCTTCCTGCCAAAGGGCATCGTCGGCATCCCAGCCCAGATCCGCGAGCTGCTGGCAAATCGCGAGAGCCGCAGGGCCGCCGCCGCAGAAGATGAACTCCTGAACTCCGCCGCAAAGTCCGAATGAGCATGCAGCCCTACCTCCTGGCCGCGGAGGGACTGAACAAGTCCTTCTCCGGATTCCAGGCGATCCGCGACCTGAACTTCGCCCTGCAGAAGGGCGAGCTGCGGACCGTCATCGGTCCGAATGGCGCGGGCAAGACCACCTTCCTCGACCTCATCACCGGGCGCACGAAGCCGGACACCGGCACGCTCCACTTCGAGCAGACGCACGATCTGCTGAAGATGAATGAATACCAGATCTACCGCCTCGGCATCGGCCGGAAATTCCAGACGCCGACAGTGTATGTGGATCACACCGTGCGGGAAAACCTGCTGCTCTCGCTCGCCGGATCGCGCGGCATCCTTCACTCGCTCTTCGGCCGCGTGAAGAAGGAGCAGGAGCAGCGGATGGACGAGATCCTCCACACCATCAAGCTCACCGAGCGCGCGCACGCGAAGGCCGGCTCGCTGGCCCACGGGCAAAAGCAGTGGCTGGAGATCGGCATGCTGCTCGCGCAGGATGCGAAGCTGCTGCTGGTGGACGAGCCCGCCGCCGGCATGACCGATGAGGAAACGCACCGTACCGGCGAGCTGCTGCTTTCGCTCGCGGGCAAGCACACCATCGTCGTCATCGAGCACGACATGACCTTCGTCCGCCAGATTTCCCAGGGCGGCATCGTCACCGTGCTCCACCAGGGGAATGTCCTCTGCGAGGGATCCGTGGACCGCGTGCAATCGGACGAGCGCGTCATCGAAGTCTATCTCGGCCGCAAGAAGAAGGCCGCCTGAACGAACTACCATGAGTGCCGTAGTTGCCACCGATGCCCCGACCCTCTCCGTCGGCAGCCTGCATGTCTCCATCGGCGGCAGCCAGATCCTGCGCGGCGTCGACCTGGAGATCCGCCCGAAGACCGTCTTTTGCCTGATGGGCCGGAACGGCGTCGGCAAGACCACCACGCTGAAGGCCATCACCGGCCTGATGACCGCGAACAAGGGCACGGTCTCGCTCGAGGGCGAGACGATCTCCCACCTGAGCCCGGAGAAGCGCGCGCTGATGGGGCTGGGCTTCGTCCCGCAGGGTCGCGAGATCTTCCCCCAGCTCACCGTGGAGGAGAATCTCTACATCGGCACCACCGCCCGCGGGCGGAAGCCCAAGAAGGAGGAGGTGGACCGCGTCTTCACGCTCTTCCCCATCATCAAGGAATTCCTTCCCCGCAAGGGCGGCATGCTTTCCGGCGGCCAGCAGCAGCAACTCGCGATCGGGCGCGCGCTGCTCACCCGGCCGAAGCTGCTCATCCTCGACGAGCCGACCGAGGGCATCCAGCCGAACATCATCGACCAGATCGGCGAGGCCATCAAGATGCTGCGCGAGGAGGGCGAGATGGCGATCCTGCTGGTCGAGCAGTACCTCGATTTCTGCAAGGAACTCGGCGACGACTTCTGCATCCTGGAGCGCGGCCGCGTGGCGGCGAATGGACCGATGACCGGCCTCAGCGAAGAACTCATCAAGGAATTCCTCACCGTCTGACCCACGCCAAATTTTCAAGAATCAGGACCAGGATGGATGGGATGGATTGGATAAAGTCAGGCATCGAAATCTTATCCCATTCATCCTATCCATCCCGGTCCCTTCTCCCTTTCCGACCATGATCCGCGATACCCTCCGCAAGCTGCTGTCAGGCTTGCTTGCTTTCTTGCCCGCCATCGCCGCCGCCCATCCGGGACACTATCATCCTCCGGGTGAGGAGGATGAGTTTGACCAGCTCGACAAGCTTCGCGCGGACTGGCTGCACCTGCATGGATGGGTTGAGGTGACGCTTGCCGCCACGCTGGTGACGTCGGTGCTGCTGTTCCACTTCAACAAGAACCGGAAGGTCCGCATCGGTGCGATCATTGCCTTCGGCGGATCGCTCGCACTGCTTGCAGCATCCTGAGCCATGCACTTGTCCCCGCGCGAACAGGAGAAGCTGCTGGTGGTCGTCGCGGCCGACCTTGCCCGGCGTCGTCGCGACCGCGGCGTGAAGCTGAACTATCCCGAAGTCGTCGCCCTCATCACTGCCGAGATCTTCGAGGGAGCCCGCGACGGGAGATCCGTGGCGGAGCTCATGAGCTACGGCACCACGCTCGTCACCCGCGACGAGGTCATGGAGGGAGTCGCGGAAATGATTCACGACATCCAGGTCGAGGCCACCTTCCCGGACGGCACGAAGCTCGTCACCGTCCACCACCCCGTGAGATGAAGAAGATCGTAGATGGGAGATTGCAGATCGTGGAGACCCCACACGCCTGTTGCCTTTCATCTCCCATCTTCCATCTGCCATCCACCATCTCAGAATGATTCCCGGAGAAATCATCACGCCCGATGGCGTCATCGAGATCAATACAGGCCTCGCGAAGCTGCGCGTGGCCGTTGCGAATACCGGCGACCGCCCCGTGCAAGTCGGCAGCCATTTTCACTTCGCCGAGGTGAATGATGCGCTGGAGTTCGACCGCGCCGCTGCCCGTGGCTTCCGCCTCGATATTCCCGCGGGCACCGCGATCCGCTTCGAGCCGGGGGACACGCGCGAAGTGCCGCTCGTCGCCTTCGCCGGGAAGCGCGAGATCTACGGGCTGAACAACAAGGTGAACGGGCCTCTGGAATGAAGATGAAACGAATGGGGACCGGGAACGCGGAATTCATTCCGCGCGTGCAAGCCCAGACACCCGACCTTCCGAGCGGAATGAATTCCGCGCTCCCAGTGTCATGAACCAGACCCGCGCCAACTACGCAGGCACCTTCGGCCCCACGGTGGGGGATCGCGTCCGCCTCGCCGATACCGAGCTTTTCATCGAGGTCGAGCGCGACCTCGTGGCGGAAAAGGGCGGCTACGGCAATGAAGTGAAATTCGGCGGCGGCAAGGTGATCCGCGATGGCATGGCGCAGTCGCCGCTCGCGTGTGATGCCGATTGCCTCGACCTCGTCATCACGAATGCGCTCATCCTCGATGCCGCACAGGGCGTGATCAAGGCGGACATCGGCATCAAG
The Luteolibacter flavescens DNA segment above includes these coding regions:
- the glgP gene encoding alpha-glucan family phosphorylase, with translation MSGSFLPKPFSHTYEIDPKFSKSAVYFSCEFAIDQIFKIYSGGLGFLAGSHMRSAAALKQNLCGIGMLWTYGYYDQARGEEREMAVQFRKKQYAFLQDTGIKFQVPVHGHPVWVKAMFLPGDIFGTVPMFFLTTDLDENDHLSRAITHRLYDNDPLRRIAQYIVLGAGGARLLEELGVDPEVWHLNEAHGLSAAFRVYEKYRNVDEVKKRFVFTTHTPEEAGNEKHDFQLLHDFSFFGSVPMDDIRGITGIEGDVFNHSLAALRLSHLSNAVSKLHGDVSRKMWEHYPNICPITHVTNAQNGRFWKDKGLEGSRAEGDIETLKARKRELKSQLFQTVANQTGKLFNPDALTVVWARRFAGYKRPDLITRDIRLFRSLVNNIDRPVQIIWAGKPYPFDFGAIETFNHLVQTTKDFPNVAVLVGYELELSRQLKYGADIWLNNPVVTREASGTSGMTAAMNAAINLSTYDGWVCEFSKDGHNSFIIPPADPGLDPESRDRHDLLGFYEAMEQKVLPLYYGDPDGWWKLVLNSMNEVVPFFDSDRMVTEYYEKIYA
- the urtB gene encoding urea ABC transporter permease subunit UrtB gives rise to the protein MAGLFVPLSLAAQEPPAKSPREIVAEAAVLMDADEQRVLVESLATANADEVVSLLAKWREGEIYQWQDDEGNSVAVLLDGEPDGDEKFALVTLAAGKPVLAADGTAVRMTKDELYMADTDSKLRRVMKGVTDRLALSSPDVPKRLRAVQDTGLEQDLAKLPLLEQLTVVEKNGKVKQALAEATAMLKLRSEDMAVRETAVKELGAMGSIASQGAIKTVRDEADQGGLVSLVAACDQAQKEIDSHISFVNSAGTVFRGISKGSILLIAAIGLAITFGLMGVINMAHGELIVVGAYTTYMVQNLFAKWNLNGMAWDMYFLVAIPASFLTAALVGLILERGIIRFLYKRPLESLLATWGVSMVMQQLFRLTFGANNVQVESPAFLSGNWTVNDIVFGWNRVFVIGFAVLIIFLTWATLNKTSLGLLIRAVMQNRSMAACMGIRTERVNMMTFAFGSGLAGLAGAFLSQIGNVGPNLGQDYIVDSFMTVVVGGVGNIFGTVISALGIGMADQSLQQILGDPVTGKILVLGAIILFLQWKPSGLFATRSRSLD
- the urtC gene encoding urea ABC transporter permease subunit UrtC, giving the protein MNTSPNAMAKAPTIGLAVIALFLVVGMPSLNAAGVVSDFHLNTWGKYLCYAILAISVDLLWGYTGLLCLGQSLFFALGGYMFGMHLMLMIGKMGAYKSDLPDFMVFLGRKELPGFWEPFYSFPFAALMVFLLPGVLAGIFGYLAFRSRIKGVYFSILTQALTYGAALMFFRNELYMGGNNGFTDFRSILGADIRSPETKRMLYIASAITLVLVFLFCKWLTTSRYGLIQRAIRDSENRVLFSGYSAANFKLFVFVISAMIAGVGGALYVPQVGIINPSEMMTEKSLEAVVWVAVGGRGTLFGPIVGAILVNYLKSWATTEFPDYWLIIMGGSFVLVVLFLPKGIVGIPAQIRELLANRESRRAAAAEDELLNSAAKSE
- the urtD gene encoding urea ABC transporter ATP-binding protein UrtD, which gives rise to MSMQPYLLAAEGLNKSFSGFQAIRDLNFALQKGELRTVIGPNGAGKTTFLDLITGRTKPDTGTLHFEQTHDLLKMNEYQIYRLGIGRKFQTPTVYVDHTVRENLLLSLAGSRGILHSLFGRVKKEQEQRMDEILHTIKLTERAHAKAGSLAHGQKQWLEIGMLLAQDAKLLLVDEPAAGMTDEETHRTGELLLSLAGKHTIVVIEHDMTFVRQISQGGIVTVLHQGNVLCEGSVDRVQSDERVIEVYLGRKKKAA
- the urtE gene encoding urea ABC transporter ATP-binding subunit UrtE, coding for MSAVVATDAPTLSVGSLHVSIGGSQILRGVDLEIRPKTVFCLMGRNGVGKTTTLKAITGLMTANKGTVSLEGETISHLSPEKRALMGLGFVPQGREIFPQLTVEENLYIGTTARGRKPKKEEVDRVFTLFPIIKEFLPRKGGMLSGGQQQQLAIGRALLTRPKLLILDEPTEGIQPNIIDQIGEAIKMLREEGEMAILLVEQYLDFCKELGDDFCILERGRVAANGPMTGLSEELIKEFLTV
- a CDS encoding urease subunit gamma, yielding MHLSPREQEKLLVVVAADLARRRRDRGVKLNYPEVVALITAEIFEGARDGRSVAELMSYGTTLVTRDEVMEGVAEMIHDIQVEATFPDGTKLVTVHHPVR
- a CDS encoding urease subunit beta; translation: MIPGEIITPDGVIEINTGLAKLRVAVANTGDRPVQVGSHFHFAEVNDALEFDRAAARGFRLDIPAGTAIRFEPGDTREVPLVAFAGKREIYGLNNKVNGPLE